From Saccharibacillus brassicae:
GACCGTTTTTGTGGTAAAATGCAGTCAGACGCGCGGGGCGCGTCTATTGATCTGCCCACCTTCCCCATTTTTGCCCATACCTCAATAGAAGACGGTGATATTCATGAATAAATCTCCACAGGAGACCCGGGTCGTCGTCGGCATGTCCGGAGGCGTAGACTCTTCGGTCACGGCGCTGCTGCTCAAGGAGCAGGGATACGACGTAATCGGCATCTTTATGAAAAACTGGGACGATACCGACGAGTTCGGCCACTGCACCGCGGAAGACGACGCCGAAGACGTGCGCCGGGTCTGCGAGAAGATCGGCATCCCTTATTATACGGTCAATTTTGAAAAAGAATATTTCGATAAAGTGTTCACGTACTTCCTCGACGAATACAAGCGCGGCCGCACGCCGAATCCGGACGTCATGTGCAACCGCGAGATCAAGTTCGGCGAGTTCCTGAACAAGGCGCTCGATCTCGGCGCCGACTACGTCGCGACCGGCCATTATGCCCGCGTCGTCGAAGAAGACGGCGAATTCAAGCTGCTGCGCGGCGTGGACGCCAACAAGGACCAGACGTATTTCCTCAATGCGCTGAATCCGTACCAGCTGTCCAAGACGATGTTCCCGATCGGCCATCTGCCGAAGCCGGAAGTGCGCCGCATAGCCGAAGAAGCGGGCCTCGCCACCGCGCGCAAAAAAGACAGCACCGGCGTCTGCTTTATCGGCGAACGCAACTTCCGCGAATTTCTGAGCGGCTACCTGCCGGCCAAGTCCGGCGAGATGATCGATATCGCCACCGGCGAATCGAAAGGCCGCCACGACGGGCTGATGTACTACACGCTCGGGCAGCGCCAGGGTCTCGGCATCGGCGGCTCCGGTTCCGGCGAACCGTGGTTCGTCGCCGACAAAGACCTCGAACGCAATATTTTGTACGTCGTGCAGGGCGACAAGCACCACAGCCTGTACTCTACCGCGCTCGTCGCAAGCGGCGTGACGTTCGCTTCGGGACGCGACGAACTGGCGGCGGGACCGAAGTCGTGCACAGCCAAATTCCGCTACCGCCAGCCCGATCAGGGCGTTACGCTGACCGCTCTTGCGGACGGCTCGGTCCATGTGGCGTTCGACGAGCGCCAAAAAGCGATCACGCCCGGCCAGGCGGTCGTCTTCTACGACGGCGACGTCTGCCTCGGCGGCGGAACGATCGAGACGGTCGAGAAAGTGCCGGCCGAACAGCCGCAGCAAACGCTCAGCCTTTAAGCGGTATGCAGCGCGGTATTCAAAAATCGCGAACATGCGTACCTTGTAAAAGCGAATCTCATAAAAGCGAACCGTATAAAAAACGAATCGTGTAAAAAACGAAAAAGCCCGCTTCCCCCGTCTGACGGGGAAAAGCGGGCTTTTCGTTATACGGCGCGGCGTGAGCACTCCGCCGATAAAGCGGGACGTTCGCGCCGGCACTCATCGTCCACTGGGCCAAAGCCGGGACGCGGCGTTATTGCGTGATGACGTTATTGGCCGACGTCTCCGGCAGGCTGGCCTTCCTGATCCGTATGCGAATCGCCGCCTTCGTCGGTGTCGTCCACGATCAGATCGGCCGGCGCGGAATTCGGGTCGAGCCATTTGTTGATCGACTCGATCGTTTCTTCCAGATCTTCGTCGTCCAGCTCGTAATACCACGCATCGCGCGATACGCCTTCGCCCTGGAGCATATGGCTGCTGATCGTCGGCGTCGAATCGTTCAGAATGACCGTTTTGGCCAGCGACAGCATGAATTCGGAATTCATGTTCGTCTTAAAGTTCTGTCCGGCAATCCCGATCAGTTTCGGGATCTGGGTCAGATTCTCGACGCTTTTCAACCGATCCAGTACCTGCTTGAGGAAGATGCGGTGACGCTCGGTCCGCTTGAAGTCCGAATCTTCGCGGTAACGGACGTAATTGAGCGCTTCCGTCCCGTCGTAGATCGGCTTGTTGGCTTCGATCGTAAATTTCTCGTGGTCGGCCTGCTTGTTCTCGATCGTCTCGGTAATCGGCAGTTCCACGCCTCCGAGCGCATTGACGACGTCCTTCAGTCCGTTGAAGTTGATCGTCGCGTAATAATCGACGTCGTGGTCAAGCAGCGCCTCCACGGTATCGACGCTCATCTGCGCGCCGCCGTAAGCGTAAGCCGCATTGATTTTCGTTTTCGAACGCGTGCCTTTGATCGTCGGCGTACCGACCATGTCCACGTAGGAGTCGCGCGGGATAGAGATCAGCAGCACTTTGTTGTCCACCGGCCGTACGACCGAATAGATAATGGAATCGGTCCGGGCCAGTTCGTCGTCCCGTTGGTCGGTTCCGAGCAGCAGCACAGAAAAAGGTTCTTTGGTGAGTTCGGCGACGGTCAGTTCTTCCGCGCCTCCGCCTTTGGGCGGCTGATCCAGCGGAACGAAAGAATCGTCGAGCGTGTTTTTGACGGTATCGGCCAGGAACGTATCGAACGCGAGCACCATCAATTCTTTGCGGAAAATAAATCCTCCGAGCCCCAGCACCAGCACTACGCCCAGTGCGATCAGCCAGGCTCTGCCTTTGTTTTTCTTCGTCTTTTTCTTGCGATGCCTCTGTGCTCTTGTGAGAACGCGAGCCTCGGCCGGCTGGTTTTTATCCATTTTGTTCGTACCTTTCTCTCTCCACAAAAGTCGTCGGCTTGCCACGTTGACCGGGCTCTTGCGAACCTGTAACGCAGTCAGCGTACTACGGACCTTATAATCCCTTATGGAAGCTAAAATAAAAGCGCGTGCAGGGCAAACCGTCTTCGGGCGGGTGCCCGAAGTTCAAGACATCTCTTAGATTACTACATTTCGTATTGTTCTGACAATTCTAACATACGAATCGCGTTTGCGGACCGTACGGCGCAAATTTCGAGAGATCCGGCCGTTTGGCCGCCCCGTTCAGCCTTTATCGCGGCGTCGCTGTTGATTCAGGCGGATTTTCGACTCGTTGCCCTGTTCGGTCGCTTCGTAAAAGACGGTACCCTGCAGTTCGGCGGGCAGATACGCCTGCTCCACGTAATGATTCGGAAAGTTGTGCGGATATTTGTAGCCTTCGTGCCCGAGCTGCTCGGCTCCCTTGTAATGGGTGTCCCGCAGATGAAGCGGAACTTCCGTCGTCGCGGTGCGGCCGAACGCGGCTTCGGCCCGGGAAATCGCGGTATACACGGCGTTGGACTTGGGGCTTTCGACGGCGAACAGGATCGCCTGGGCGATATTGAGCTTCGCTTCGGGCCAGCCGTTGTTGCGGTAGGCTTCCAGCGCCGATACGGCCTGCACCATCGCCTGCGGGTTGGCGAGCCCGATATCTTCGCTGCTCGCCGCGATCAGGCGGCGGATAAACGTCATCGGGTCCATGCCGAGCTTCTCGACGGCATAGAGGAACCAGTACAGCGCGGCGTCGCTGGAGCCGCGAATCGATTTGTGGAACGCCGACAGGACGTCGTACTGCGTCGACTCGTCGGCGCGCGCGATCGGGCGGCGCACCGATTCTTCGGCCGCTTCGCGCGAGATGACGACGCTGCCGTCCGGCTGGGGCGGCGTGGTCAGCGCCGCAAGTTCCAGCGCGTTGAGCGCGCGGCGGATATCGCCGCCCGACATCGCCGCGATATGGTCCAGCGCTTCTTCGTCGGCGCGCAGGTCCATGTAGCCGAGACCGCGCTGCGGGTCGGCCAACGCGCGGCGCATCGCGATCAACGCATGCTCCGCCGTGAGCGGCTCCAGCTGGAACAGCGTCGAGCGGCTCATGAGGGCTCCGTTGACGTAGTGAAACGGATTCTCCGTCGTCGCGCCGATAAAGATGATCGTGCCTTTCTCCACCGCCGGCAGCAGGGCATCCTGGCGCGAGCTGTTGAAGCGGTGGACTTCGTCGAGGAACAAGATTGTCTTGCTGCCGTGCAGCGCTTTGTCGTCGGCCGCCTGCCGGATGACTTCGCGCACGTCCTTGACCGTGGCGTCCACCGCGTTCAGGCGCACGAACTTGCCCTGCGTATGATTCGATATGATGTGGGCCAGCGTCGTCTTGCCGCATCCCGGCGGTCCGTACAGCACGATCGAACCAACTTTGTCGGCCTCGATCGCGCGGCGCAGCAGCCTGCCCGGCCCAACGATGTCTTCCTGGCCGATATATTCGTCCAGCGTCAGCGGTCGCATGCGGTCGGCCAGTAGGCCGCTGCCCGTCTGCGCGTCCGAGTCGCCTCCGTAAGAAAACAGATCCAAGCTTGTCACGTCCTTTCGTTCTTTATCCAATATAGAGGGCATCTGCCCGGAACGCAAATCAAAACCGTCTCCAAACTTCCAAAAAACGCCCAATTCCGTACGATCCCGCACGAAAATCGAACATTCGGCGCCGAATCGAAGCGGCAGGTTCGTTTTGGCGCAAAATCGCTTACAAGTTAGCTTCCATTTGCCGATATATGCTTTGTATGCAACGACGGGTCGCCGAATCGGGTAACTCCGCACAAAACCCGCCCAATCCGAGGGAGTGACGAAGATGATTTCGCCAAGCCGTGAACGGCACCGAAACGAAACGAAGCTGGGCGCACTGCTGGTCCGGTTCAGCCTCGCTTTCCTGGCCGTATTCGCCCTGCTGTTGGGGGGCGCCTACCTGTTTCAGAACCATTTTATCAAAAGCAGTTACCTTCAGGTTCGCGATCTGGCTCTGCTGACCGAAAATCTCGACCTGCTGGAAAAAGCGCTGGTCGAGCAGGAAAGCGGCCAGCGCGGCTATAGCATGACCGGCGAACAGTCGTTTCTCGATGCGTATAACCGCGGCACTGCGGACTACGAACAGCTCGTGCAAAATCTCCGGGACCGCGCTTTTTTGACGCCTCTTTTCGAAACCGATATCGAGTCGCTGCTGTCCGATATTCAGCGTTGGGAAAACCGGCATATCCGGGCTTTGTTTGACCAATCGCTGCTGGGCCGCTCGGCCAGCGCGACGCAGCTCAAAATCGACGAGGCCGCGTTTCTTGCGCTGAGCGCCGAATTCGACGACGTCCTGTCGCGCATCGTCGTACAGCGCGATCTCGAACGCGAACGGCTGCTCAGTCGGATCAGCCTGACGCTTGCGCTGGCCGGCACCGCCGCGCTGCTGGCGCTCGGCCTGTACGTCTTCTTTATCATTAAACATATTCGCAGGTTGATCGATCCGCTGGCGGCGCTCGATCGCGCCATCTCCTTCTATGAAGGAAGCCGATGCGAGCCGGAACGGACCGATTATACGTCTTCCGGCGAATTGGGCCGGCTCGTCGGCGCTTTCAACCGGATGGGCGAAGACATGCGGCGCGAAAGCGAGCAGCTCGAAGACACGTACAAAATGATCAACGCGCTCAATCAGGCCGCTTCGCTGCAGGACGTCTACCGGGAGACGCTGGTGCATATGCGCGCGCTCGTTCAATGCGACAAAGTCAGCCTGATTATGCAAAACGCGGACCGGCGCTTTTATTTCAAAACGGTACTGCAGGGCGAACACCTCAAACCCAAAGAAGCGCTGCTGCCCGGCGAGCAGGCACAGTTATGGGAGCTGATCCGCGGCGGCGTGTCGGTGCTGCATGAAGATTGGGACATGCGCAGGCCCCGCGGCGAGCTGGCCGACCGGCTGTACGGGAGCGGGATTCGCTCGTCCGTCCAACTGCTGCTGCGCAAAGACAAACGGATCGTCGGCGTCCTGAACCTGATGTCCGCGCAGCCTTTCTTTTTTACCGCGGTCAAAAAGCAGCGTCTGGAAAAGCTCGTTCCGCTGATCGTCACCTCGATCGAGAACGTGCGGCAGACCGGGCAGATCCAGTCGCTCGCGATGCGCGACGGCTTGACCGGCCTCTGGAATCGCCGGTATTTCGAAGATTCGCTCGTCAAGCTGCATAACGAGACGTTCCCCAAGCACAATCCGAACGCGCACCCGCTCAGCCTGATTCTGCTGGACGTAGACCATTTCAAACGGCTCAACGATACCCGCGGCCACCAGGAAGGCGATACGGTGCTGAAGCATATCGGCCTGCTGCTTCGGGCGTACAGCCGCTTCGGCGATCTGCCTGTCCGCTTCGGAGGCGAAGAATTCGCCGTGCTGCTGCCCGATACGCCGATCGAAGAAGCGGCGGACGTCGCCGAACGGCTGCGCAGGCTGATCGAATTCGATTCGCCTTCGCCGGATTACGTCGTCACCGCAAGCTTCGGCGTCGCGGAGCTTCAGGCGCGGCAAAATGCGCAGGAGCTGATCCGCACGGCCGATTCCGCGCTGTACCGGGCCAAAGCCGCGGGCCGCAACCGGGTCTGCATTCACGGCGAAGATCTGAACGATTCCGCCTGAGACGCGGTTGCGAGCGATCTCCGGTCATGATTATACGCAAAAGGACGGCCCGCGGGCCGTCCTTTTGTTTTGCTCTTTTTTAAAAAGATAAGTCACGCGTCAACAAGGACGGGCCGAAGCGCTCAAGCTTCGCCGTCCGGCCAGCCGGGTACGCTCCACTCGCCGGAAGCGTCCAGAAAAGCCGGCGTCGCGCCGCCGTGCAGCACCCAAAGTTCGTGCAGCGCCCGCGTGCAGCCGACGTACAGCATCTTGGCGTCCCATTCGCTGTCTCCGTACCGGCTCGCTCCCGCGTCCGCAACGACGACCGCGTCGAATTCCAGTCCTTTGGACAGATGCAGCGGCAGCACGGACAAGCCGCCTTCGTACTGCGTCATGCTGCCGTCGATCAGGTTCAGCTCGGGGAACTCCGGCTGCAGCGCCGCATGCAGTGCCCGGGCCTGCGACTGCGTCCGGGTGAGCAGCGACACCGTTTTGTGCTCCCGTCCCCAGAGCGCTCTCAGCGCTTTGGCCGCAGCGGACGCGGCAGCCGCGCCGGCTGCTTCGGCATCGCCGGCTTCGGCTTCAAGCCCGAAATCGATCAGCCGCACGGGGTTGCCGCTCCGGAACACCGGCACCGCTTCGATCGCGTTCGCCACGCCGCCGGCCAGAATCGTATTGGCAAACCCGATGATCTCCATCGTCGAACGGTAGCTTCGCGTCAGCGCGTGATACGAAGTCTCCCCGGTGCCGAACAGACCGCTCATTTCCTCCCATGCCTGCACGCCTTTGTACGCATGGATGCCCTGCGACAGATCGCCCAGAATGGTGAACGAATGGCCGCGCACGAACCGGTCGAGCACCGTCACCTGCAGCGGCGAAAAATCCTGCGCTTCGTCGATGACGATATGGTCGAACCGTTCCGACCCTTCGATCCCGTTCAGCAGCAGATGCAAATAGAGCAGCGCCGGCAGGTCTTCTTCGCGCAGCCGGTTTTCTTTGAGATCTTTGCGCGTCGACTTCAGCACGGCGGCGGGAATGCCGGCGAGCTTCTCCTGCGGCAGGATGCCGCGGGCGTCTTTGGCTGCTCCGAACATCTGCTTGTACAGCGTCAGCGGACTGAAATCGGGCCATTTTTTGGCGTACGCTTTTTCGCGCTGGGCCGCTTTCTTTTTGAACTCTTTGCGCAGCGTCTCCGGCTTGACCGGCTTGAGTTCCATTTCGATCCAGCGATGGATTCTCGCCAGCACGCGTTCTTTGCGGCCGGCCGCCGAATAATGCCTGTACTCGTCCGCGTACCAGTGCAGGATCGTTTCGTACGGCAGCACTTTGCCTTCCCACGGCGAAAATTCAAGGTCCGGCGCGCCGGAACTTTCGAGCGCGGCCGCCGCGGCGTCGAGCATGCCCCGGAACAGGTCCGAGCCTTTGAAACGTCCCGGCGCATCGTCGCCCGGGGCTTCCCCGGCGGAGCGGCCGAACCAGAAGTCCAGCGTCTCGGCCGGATCGGCCAGCATCGATTCCGCGTCCAGCTGTTTGACCGCCCAATCGGTGAACGTACGCTGCTGGATATCGCCTACGCCGAGTTCCGGCAGGACGCCGGAAATATAATCGAGGAACATGCCGTTCGGCGCGAAAATGATCATTTTCTCCGCCGATACCTGCTCTTTGTACTGATACAGCAGGAACGCGAGCCGGTGCAGCGCGACAGTCGTCTTGCCGCTGCCCGCGACGCCCTGAATGATCAGCGCCGTGTTTTTCTCCGCCCGGATGATCCGGTCCTGCTCGGCCTGGATCGTCGAGACGATATCGCGCAGCCGGTTGTCTTTGTTCTCGCCCAGCCGGTACAGCAAAAACTCGTCCGAGACGGCCGGTTCTTCGCCGCCGCGCGTGTAGGTGTCGACGACGCGTTCGAGTTCGGAGCGGCGCACCATAATATTGCGTTTGAGATGCACCGCGCCTCCGATCAGCCCTTCCGGCGCTTCGTACTCGACCCGTTCTTCTCCCCCGGTAAACGAATAGAACAAACTCGCGACCGGCGCCCGCCAATCGACGACGATCGGCAGACTGGCGGGATCGCGTCCGTCGAGCCCGGTCTTGCCGATATAGAGCGGCGCCGGCGCGGCGCGGCCTTCTTCCTCGAAGTCCATCCGTCCGAAATACGGCTCGGGTTCCGACTTGATCAGCCGTTGGCGGCGCTCTTCGCGTCCCGCCTCAAGCACCTGCTCGGTAAAATCGTGCCCGGTATAGACCGGCACGGCCCGAAGGCGCGCAAGCTGCGTTCCGATTTCTTGCAGAACGGAATCCAGCTTGTGTTGCTCTTCTTGATAGGCACTTTGAAGATTGTCGCTCATTTCAGTTACCTCCTAAGATGAGCATTTTGTACAGAGGTTCTCTCGAACCGGCGAACTTGGCCGCACAAAATGCCGAAATCAATCGGCATTTTCGCCCGCCGGATTCGGGGACGAAAATGCAAAAGGATTACCAGCATAGCATATTCCCGTGCAAAGCACCTTAATTTTTTCGGCGCGCGCAGCAAAAGGCGCTTCCTGGCGGAAGCGCCTTTTACGAATTCGGTATGAAATTAAGTCTGATCGAGCATCGGATGGCCGCCGATGATCAGCAGGTCTTTGATGGCTTCGCTGACCATGATCAGCCCGGCCACCGGAGGCACGAAAGCGTTGCTGGCCGGAGGCTGCTTCGCTTTGCGGATCTTGGCGCCGGCCGGAGCGATCTGCTCGGTCACGTCCGCGCGCGGCTTGATCGGCTTTTCGGTCGAAAAGACGACTTTGACCCCTTTTTTGATCCCGCTCTCTTTGCGCAGCTTTTTGCGGATGATCCGCGCGATCGGGTCCATTTTCGTTTTGGAAATGTCCGCCACCTGGAAGCGCGACGGGTCCATTTTGTTCGCCGCGCCCATGCTGGAGATGATCGGAATGCCGCGTTCGAGACACTCCTTGATAATATGGATCTTGTAGACGATCGTGTCGGAAGCGTCGATCACGTAGTCGATGTGGTGTTCGAACAGCGTTTCGTACGTTTCTTCCGTGTAAAACATATTCAGCACGATCGTCCGGATGTCGGGATTGATCAATTTGACCCGCTCGGCCATCAGTTCCGTCTTCTGCTGGCCGACCGTCGTCGTCAGCGCATGGATCTGACGATTGATGTTCGTAATGTCCACGACGTCTTTGTCGATCAGGATCAGCGTGCCCACGCCGGAGCGGGCCAGCGCTTCGGCCGCCATGGCGCCGACGCCGCCGATACCGAGTACCGCTACCGTGCTGTTTTTAAGCGCTTCGAGCCCGCCGGGGCCGATCGCGAGTTCCGTTCTGGAAAAAGCATGCAGCATCGTCCAACAACCTCCTCCTGCGTACGTTTAGGCTTGTTCGCTTTCGGCTGCCGCCGGCTTTTTGGCCGGTTTCGGAGCCAGCTTGATATGCAGCTGTTCGAGCTGCCCCTGATCGACCGCGGACGGCGCGTTCATCAGCAGGTCGGTCGCGCTTGCCGTTTTCGGGAACGCGATCGTCTCGCGCAGGTTCGTGCGCTGCGTGAGCAGCATGACCAGGCGGTCGAAGCCGAACGCGAAGCCGCCGTGCGGAGGCGTGCCGTACTGGAACGCGTCCAGCAGGAAGCCGAACTGCTCCTGCGCCGTTTCTTCGGAAATGCCGAGCAGTCTGAACATTTTCTGCTGCAGGTCGTGTTCGAAGATCCGCAGCGAACCGCCGCCGACTTCGTAGCCGTTCAGCACGAGGTCGTAAGCCTGCGCGCGCACCGCACCCGGGTCGGTCTCGAACAGTTCCAGATCTTCTTCGAGCGGACGGGTGAAGGGATGGTGTTCCGCCACGTAGCGCTTCGATTCTTCGTCGTAGCTGAGCAGCGGGAATTCCAGTACCCAGGCGAATTTGTAGATGCTGTCGTCGATCAGGCCGAGCTGACGGCCGATTTTGAGACGCAGCGCGCCGAGCACGTCGGCCACGACCTGTTTTTTGTCCGCGGAGAACAGCAGCAGGTCGCCCACTTCGGCGTCCGTGCGCTCGCGCAGCGCCTGAATGACTTCTTCGCTCATGAACTTGACGATCGGGCCTTTAAAGCCGTCTTCCTTGACCTGAATCCAGGCCAGGCCTTTCGCGCCGTAACGGGCGGCGTAAGGACCGAGATCGTCGATCTCTTTGCGCGTCCACGTGCCGCAGCCTTTGGCGTTCAGCACTTTGACCTGCCCGCCGCTGCCGATCACGGAAGCGAACACTTTGACTTCGCTCGTCTCGACGATGTCGCCGACATCGACCAGTTCCATGCCGAAGCGCAGGTCCGGCTTGTCGGAGCCGTATTTGCTCATCGCTTCCGCGTGCGTCAGACGCTGGAACGGCAATTGAACTTCGACGCCGATCGTCTCGCGGAACAGCTTCGCCATCAATTGTTCGATCAGGCCGAGAATTTCGTCGCGCGAGACGAACGACAGCTCAAGGTCGACCTGCGTGAATTCCGGCTGACGGTCGGCCCGAAGGTCTTCGTCGCGGAAACAGCGCGCGATCTGGTAATAGCGTTCCAGGCCGCTGACCATCAGCAGCTGCTTGAAGATCTGCGGCGACTGCGGCAGGGCGAAGAATTCGCCTTCGTGCACGCGGCTCGGCACGAGGTAATCGCGCGCGCCTTCCGGCGTGCTTTTGGTCAGAATCGGCGTTTCGACTTCCACGAAGCCCTGTTCGTCGAGATAGTTGCGGAAGATTTTGGCCGACTGCGAACGCAGCATGAGCGTCTTTTGCATTTCCGGGCGGCGCAGGTCGAGGTAGCGGTATTTCAGGCGCAGCGCTTCGTCGACTTCGATGCCGTCTTCGATGAAGAAAGGCGTCGTTTTGGCCGCGTTCAGCACTTCGATCTCGGTTACGCGCACTTCAAGTTCGCCGGTCGGCAGGTTTTTGTTGACCGTCTCTTCTTCGCGTTTGACGACTGTGCCTTTGATGGCCAGGACGTATTCCGTCCGTACGCGTTCCGCCGTTTGCAGCGCTTCGCCCGAGTAAGCCGGGTTGAAGACGGCCTGCACGATGCCGCTGCGGTCGCGGAGATCGATGAACAGGACGCCCCCGAGGTCGCGGCGGGTCTGGACCCAGCCGTTCAATGTAACCGTTTCGCCGATTTGCGCGGAAGTGATCTGTCCGCAGTGATGAGTTCTGAGCATCATAAGGTCATTCTCCTTTGGTTCGGACACGACCGGCCGGAGCCGGCGTTGTCCGGGTGTGGGTGATTCTAGGTCGTACGCGATTTCAACACCGATTCCAGCTCGCCGAGCGGCACCGTGACCTGCTCGCGCGTCTCCATCGATTTGACGGCAATCTCGCCGCGTTCCAGTTCGTCGTCGCCGAGGATCGCCGTGTAGCGCGCCTGCAGCCGGTCGGCCGACTTCATCTGGGCTTTCATCTTGCGGCCCTGGTAATCCCGCTCGGCCGAGAAGCCGAGGCGGCGCAGCTTGTGCAGCTGCTTCGTGATCTCCGCATTGGCTTTGTCGCCAAGGGCGATCAGGTAAATGTCCAGCGGCGGTTCGGCTTCGATCTCCGTCTGCTGGTCCGCCAGCAGCAGCTGCAGGCGTTCCATGCCGATCGCCATGCCGATGCCCGGCTGGTCCGGTCCGCCGACTTCGGCGACCAGCTTGTTGTAGCGTCCGCCGCCGCCGATCGTATCGATCGCGCCGATGCCGCTTTCCGTTTTGAACTCGAACGCCGTCAGCGTGTAATAATCGAGTCCGCGTACGAGGCGCTGATTGATTTTGTACGGAACGCCCATCGCCGCCAGATGGCTTTGCACGGCTTCGAAGTGCACGCGGCTTTCTTCGTCCAGGCTGTCGAGGATCGACGGCGCGTCCGTGAACTTGTCCTGATCGACTTTGCAGTCGAGCACTCGCAGCGGATTGCGGTCGATCCGGCTCTGGCAGTCTTTGCACAGCGTATCGCGCATCGGATTGAGGAACGCCAGCAGCCGTTCGTTATACTCGGCGCGCGACGCCGCGTTGCCGACCGAGTTGATCTCGACGCTCGTGCCTTTGAGGCCGATGTCTTCGAAGAACTGCATGCCGAACGCGATGACTTCGGCGTCGATCGCGGGATCGACCGAGCCGATCGCTTCGATGCCGAATTGGTGGAACTGGCGGTA
This genomic window contains:
- the aspS gene encoding aspartate--tRNA ligase, with amino-acid sequence MLRTHHCGQITSAQIGETVTLNGWVQTRRDLGGVLFIDLRDRSGIVQAVFNPAYSGEALQTAERVRTEYVLAIKGTVVKREEETVNKNLPTGELEVRVTEIEVLNAAKTTPFFIEDGIEVDEALRLKYRYLDLRRPEMQKTLMLRSQSAKIFRNYLDEQGFVEVETPILTKSTPEGARDYLVPSRVHEGEFFALPQSPQIFKQLLMVSGLERYYQIARCFRDEDLRADRQPEFTQVDLELSFVSRDEILGLIEQLMAKLFRETIGVEVQLPFQRLTHAEAMSKYGSDKPDLRFGMELVDVGDIVETSEVKVFASVIGSGGQVKVLNAKGCGTWTRKEIDDLGPYAARYGAKGLAWIQVKEDGFKGPIVKFMSEEVIQALRERTDAEVGDLLLFSADKKQVVADVLGALRLKIGRQLGLIDDSIYKFAWVLEFPLLSYDEESKRYVAEHHPFTRPLEEDLELFETDPGAVRAQAYDLVLNGYEVGGGSLRIFEHDLQQKMFRLLGISEETAQEQFGFLLDAFQYGTPPHGGFAFGFDRLVMLLTQRTNLRETIAFPKTASATDLLMNAPSAVDQGQLEQLHIKLAPKPAKKPAAAESEQA
- the hisS gene encoding histidine--tRNA ligase codes for the protein MDFQKPKGTLDFLPGTVEKWQYVENKARDLSRRFNYREIRTPIFEYTQLFQRGVGETTDIVQKEMFSFQDMGGRGMTLRPEGTAGVVRAYVENKIYGEPDVSKLFYIGPMFRQERPQAGRYRQFHQFGIEAIGSVDPAIDAEVIAFGMQFFEDIGLKGTSVEINSVGNAASRAEYNERLLAFLNPMRDTLCKDCQSRIDRNPLRVLDCKVDQDKFTDAPSILDSLDEESRVHFEAVQSHLAAMGVPYKINQRLVRGLDYYTLTAFEFKTESGIGAIDTIGGGGRYNKLVAEVGGPDQPGIGMAIGMERLQLLLADQQTEIEAEPPLDIYLIALGDKANAEITKQLHKLRRLGFSAERDYQGRKMKAQMKSADRLQARYTAILGDDELERGEIAVKSMETREQVTVPLGELESVLKSRTT